One genomic window of Desulfuromonas sp. AOP6 includes the following:
- a CDS encoding flagellar hook-length control protein FliK has product MMNMMPIATNGSQLMQGRTGAANGQPAGDFLPFLQQAQGEGLSWNGHEASQDLMAALLAAGMGVVPASMPHEGFAPAALQGQQFLGDGSMLPGQDLLAMEGQQNPDFLSGQDLKAAAATAQSQGKMAEVNGANMSAQGDLLDQEAEFDLKMFMAKTEGGSAQASAGEGKGSTSLSESRFAEILGVKSVEVKSDTIGPNKEAAGHSQLRLAQNGQIEESVAEPTLSVDATADEAGEVPELSLGHKATIAGETDGFTHKGQDALQVDSGRPSQAPATGLENKGPEVRLNSGMLISENRIVEQTIEKFSLHQAKDAGSITLRLHPEELGQIKVELVMDKDSVRAHLHAQSQQVQEVLERHLPRLRDALEQQGLKIDQLQVSVDSQHNGNRGSFQQHGFTGHQNMPATLAGYKGTPAEVPPSAQPIARQGSGLSLRI; this is encoded by the coding sequence ATGATGAACATGATGCCTATCGCAACAAATGGAAGCCAGCTCATGCAAGGGCGCACCGGTGCCGCCAATGGGCAACCGGCCGGAGATTTCCTTCCTTTTCTACAACAGGCACAGGGAGAAGGTCTTTCCTGGAACGGCCACGAAGCCTCCCAGGACCTCATGGCGGCTCTACTGGCTGCCGGCATGGGCGTTGTCCCAGCGTCCATGCCGCATGAAGGCTTTGCGCCAGCCGCACTGCAGGGCCAACAGTTCCTCGGTGACGGCTCGATGCTGCCAGGTCAGGATCTTCTGGCCATGGAAGGGCAGCAGAATCCTGATTTTTTATCCGGTCAGGATCTGAAGGCGGCTGCTGCAACGGCACAGTCCCAGGGCAAGATGGCCGAAGTGAACGGGGCGAACATGTCCGCTCAGGGAGACCTTCTGGATCAGGAGGCCGAATTTGACCTGAAAATGTTCATGGCCAAAACCGAAGGTGGATCAGCACAGGCAAGCGCTGGCGAAGGGAAGGGCTCCACCTCTCTGTCCGAAAGCCGTTTCGCCGAAATCCTCGGCGTCAAGTCTGTGGAGGTCAAAAGCGATACGATCGGGCCGAACAAGGAAGCAGCAGGGCACAGTCAACTCCGGCTGGCTCAAAACGGCCAGATCGAAGAATCCGTGGCTGAGCCAACCCTGTCTGTCGATGCCACTGCCGACGAGGCTGGAGAAGTTCCTGAACTTTCTCTCGGCCATAAGGCGACCATCGCCGGGGAAACAGATGGATTTACCCACAAGGGGCAGGATGCTCTGCAGGTCGATAGCGGTCGGCCATCCCAGGCTCCGGCCACGGGTCTTGAAAACAAGGGACCTGAGGTCCGTCTGAACTCCGGCATGCTGATCAGTGAAAACCGTATTGTCGAACAGACCATCGAGAAGTTTTCCCTGCACCAGGCGAAAGACGCCGGGAGCATCACCCTGCGCCTGCACCCTGAAGAACTGGGGCAGATCAAGGTGGAACTGGTGATGGACAAGGATAGTGTCCGTGCCCATCTCCATGCTCAGAGCCAGCAGGTTCAGGAGGTGCTCGAACGGCACCTGCCGCGCCTGCGGGATGCCCTCGAACAGCAGGGGCTGAAGATCGACCAGTTGCAGGTCAGCGTCGATTCCCAGCACAATGGGAACCGGGGGTCGTTTCAGCAGCATGGTTTCACCGGACATCAGAATATGCCCGCAA